Proteins found in one Lycium ferocissimum isolate CSIRO_LF1 chromosome 6, AGI_CSIRO_Lferr_CH_V1, whole genome shotgun sequence genomic segment:
- the LOC132060904 gene encoding TMV resistance protein N-like — protein MATSSDKHDVFLSFRGEDTRKNFVSHLYEALDKSGINTFKDDKKLEKGTSIPEELPKAIDESKFAIVVFSMNYATSGWCLDELVRIIEGKIQRDLTVVPIFYGVNRYEVGEQRKMFAEAFDKHEANVDREKVQIWRNALCRSGGML, from the exons ATGGCTACTTCATCGGACAAGCACGATGTATTCTTGAGTTTCAGAGGAGAAGACACTCGCAAAAACTTCGTAAGTCATCTGTACGAAGCTTtagataaaagtggtatcaacaCGTTCAAAGATGATAAGAAACTAGAGAAGGGTACATCAATTCCAGAAGAACTTCCTAAAGCTATTGATGAGTCGAAATTCGCTATTGTGGTCTTTTCGATGAATTACGCTACGTCTGGCTGGTGTTTGGATGAACTTGTGAGGATTATTGAAG GTAAAATTCAACGCGATCTGACTGTTGTACCGATCTTCTACGGTGTAAATCGATATGAAGTAGGCGAACAAAGGAAGATGTTTGCTGAAGCTTTTGATAAACATGAAGCAAATGTTGATAGAGAAAAGGTGCAGATCTGGAGGAATGCTCTATGCAGATCTGGAGGAATGCTCTAA